A window of the Serinus canaria isolate serCan28SL12 chromosome 20, serCan2020, whole genome shotgun sequence genome harbors these coding sequences:
- the RBL1 gene encoding retinoblastoma-like protein 1 isoform X3 encodes MSRPGAADPGAAVERLCRELNLDAASAAEALHDFTALRGTYSLEGEALHWLACALYVACRRSRVPTVGSSPMEGNGVSLTRILRSARLSLIQFFSKMKKWMDMSNLPQEFRERVERLERNFEVSTVIFKKFEPIFFDIFQNPYEESSKPHRSRKQRRVPCSVKDLFNFCWTLFVYTKGNFHMIGDDLVNSYHLLLCCLDLIFANALLCPNRRDLLNPSFKGLPVEFHTLEMKASEDPPCIIATLCELHDGLLVEAKGIKEHYFKPYITKLFDRKILKGDCLLDLCNFTENSKALNKEYEEYVLTVGDFDERVFLGADAEEEIGTRKFPADVPGEKTAARAYMECHLQQHFEKKRSFAPSTPLTGRRYLREKETAVTPVASATQSVSRLQSMVAGLKNAPSEQLTAIFESCARSPLESIMSRVKEIGETFCCCYTQSTDEQPGSHIDFAVNRLKLAEILYYKILETIMVQETRRLHGKDLTVIEVLIRSEEGLSRDMVKHLNSIEEQILESLAWTRNSALWNALEASENKVPTCEEVIFPSNFEASNGGSGFGHLPMMPLSPIIHPRVKEVRTDLGGSLRRDVQPLSPISVHERYSSPTAGSAKRRLFGDDSPKEMQMEKILTKGTKLTISPASSIGAENMSASPAQTVLTMTTTTGPGKAGQKVTIPLHGIANDIGGITLIPISINLDQPCKVDAQAPCPPPGNQAAEVQLPAASKPKRTGSLALFYRKVYHLASVRLRDLCLKLDVSNDLRRKIWTCFEFTLVHCADLMKDRHLDQLLLCAFYIMAKVTKEERTFQDIMKSYRNQPQANSHVYRSVLLRNTSDDVPLDKNANPDMEMTEDSSVKAGSSLGRSTAENSSESETEERGDLIKFYNAVYVGRVKSFALKYDITNQDHVVEAPPLSPFPSIRQQAVSPRRISQQHAVYVSPHKNSACLTPRTALLYKFNGSPSKSLKDINNMIKQGEHRSKKRAIAIDSDTESPSKRLCQENDDVLLKRLQDVVSERANH; translated from the exons ATGTCCCGTCCTGGAGCCGCTGATCCCGGCGCCGCTGTGGAGCGGCTCTGCCGGGAGCTCAACCTGGACGCGGCGAGCGCGGCCGAGGCGTTGCACGACTTTACGGCGCTGCGGGGCACCTACAGCCTGGAG GGCGAGGCGCTGCACTGGTTGGCCTGCGCGCTGTACGTCGCCTGCCGCCGGAGCCGCGTGCCCACCGTGGGGAGCAGCCCGATGGAGGGGAACGGCGTCTCCCTGACCCGCATCCTGCGCTCCGCACGCCTCAG tttaaTTCAGTTTTTTAGCAAAATGAAGAAGTGGATGGACATGTCAAACCTGCCCCAGGAATTCCGAGAGCGAGttgagaggctggagagaaaTTTTGAAGTGTCAACTGTGATTTTCAAAAAGTTTGAGCCAATATTTTTTGATATATTTCAAAACCCTTATGAAGAAAGTTCCAAACCGCATCGAAGCAGGAAGCAGAG GCGGGTGCCATGCAGCGTCAAAGATCTCTTCAACTTCTGCTGGACTCTCTTTGTGTACACTAAGG GTAATTTCCATATGATTGGAGATGATTTAGTAAATTCCTATCATTTACTTCTGTGCTGCTTGGACCTGATTTTTGCCAATGCCCTTCTGTGTCCAAACAGAAGAGATTTGCTAAATCCATCATTTAAAG GCTTACCAGTGGAATTCCACACTCTGGAGATGAAAGCCTCTGAGGATCCTCCCTGCATCATTGCCACACTCTGCGAGCTGCATGATGGGCTCCTCGTGGAGGCGAAAGGCATCAAGGAGCACTACTTCAAACCATACATTACAAAGCTGTTTGATAGGAAG ATCTTAAAAGGAGATTGTTTGTTGGATCTTTGCAACTTTACAGAAAATAG CAAAGCACTGAATAAAGAGTATGAAGAGTACGTTCTGACCGTGGGGGACTTTGATGAGAGAGTTTTCCTGGGAGCTGATGCTGAAGAAGAAATTGGCACTCGAAAATTCCCTGCAGATGTGCCAGGAGAGAAAACGGCAGCAAGAGCTTACATGGAGTGtcatctgcagcagcattttgaaaag AAAAGGTCATTTGCACCTTCAACCCCACTGACTGGTAGAAGATACCTGCGAGAAAAGGAAACTGCCGTCACTCCTGTGGCTTCAGCCACACAGAGCGTGAGCCGTTTGCAGAGCATGGTGGCTGGCCTGAAAAATGCACCAAGTGAACAACTTACAGCTATTTTTGA GTCTTGTGCCCGCAGCCCCTTGGAAAGCATAATGAGCAGAGTGAAGGAAATTGGTGAGACCTTCTGTTGCTGCTACACTCAGTCAACAGATGAACAGCCAGGATCCCACATAG attttgctgTAAACAGATTAAAACTGGCAGAGATCTTGTACTATAAAATCTTGGAGACTATAATGGTGCAAGAAACACGGAGACTGCATGGGAAGGATCTGACT GTTATTGAAGTGCTGATTCGGTCTGAGGAAGGACTTTCCAGAGACATGGTGAAGCACCTCAATAGCATTGAAGAACAGATTCTGGAGAGTCTGGCCTGGACTCGGAACTCAGCACTCTGGAATGCACTCGAGGCCTCAGAAAACAAAGTCCCAACCTGTGAAGAA GTAATATTTCCTAGTAATTTTGAGGCCAGCAATGGAGGAAGTGGGTTTGGGCACTTGCCCATGATGCCATTATCTCCCATAATTCATCCTCGAGTGAAAGAGGTTCGGACAGATCTTGGTGGGAGTTTAAGACGAG ATGTGCAGCCATTGTCTCCAATCTCCGTTCACGAGCGCTACAGTTCTCCTACAGCTGGAAGCGCTAAGAGAAGGCTCTTTGGAGATGACAGCCCCAAAGAAatgcagatggaaaaaatcTTAACAAAAGGAACTAAGCTGACAATTTCTCCAGCATCAAGTATTGGTGCTGAAAACATGTCAGCATCTCCTGCCCAGACAGTGCTGACCATGACAACCACTACAGgaccaggaaaagcaggacagAAGGTCACTATCCCACTGCATG GTATTGCAAATGACATAGGTGGAATCACCTTGATCCCCATTTCAATTAATTTAGACCAGCCATGTAAAGTGGATGCTCAGGCTCCCTGCCCCCCTCCTGGAAACCAAGCAGCAGAagtgcagctgccagcagccagcaagcCAAAGAGAACGGGCTCCTTGGCACTGTTCTACAGGAAG GTGTATCATCTGGCAAGTGTGCGCTTGCGTGATCTGTGCCTAAAGCTGGATGTTTCCAATGACTTGCGCAGGAAGATATGGACATGTTTTGAGTTCACATTGGTTCATTGTGCTGATCTTATGAAAGACAGGCATTTGGAccagctcctcctctgtgcTTTTTATATCATGGCAAAG gtaaCCAAAGAGGAAAGAACTTTTCAGGACATAATGAAAAGTTACAGAAATCAGCCACAGGCAAACAGCCAT GTTTATAGGAGTGTCTTGTTGAGAAATACTTCTGATGATGTTCCATTGGACAAAAATGCAAACCCAGATATGGAGATGACAGAAG ACTCATCTGTGAAAGCTGGCAGCTCCTTGGGACGATCCACAGCAGAGAATTCGAGTGAGTCAGaaacagaggagagaggagatcTTATTAAATTTTACAATGCAGTCTACGTAGGAAGAGTAAAGTCATTTGCACTGAAGTACGATATCACAAATCAGGATCATGTG GTGGAGGCACCGCCGCTGTCGCCGTTCCCCAGCATCCGGCAGCAGGCGGTGTCCCCGCGGCGCATCTCGCAGCAGCACGCAGTGTACGTGTCACCGCACAAGAACAGCGCCTGCCTCACACCTCGCACTGCTCTGCTGTACAAGTTCAATGGCAGCCCTTCCAAG AGTTTGAAGGATATCAACAATATGATAAAACAAGGTGAACATAGGAGTAAGAAGCGAGCAATAGCAATTGACAGTGACACTGAATCCCCCTCAAAGCGACTCTGCCAGGAAAATGATGATGTTCTACTGAAACGTCTGCAGGATGTTGTCAGTGAAAGAGCAAATCACtaa
- the RBL1 gene encoding retinoblastoma-like protein 1 isoform X1, translated as MSRPGAADPGAAVERLCRELNLDAASAAEALHDFTALRGTYSLEGEALHWLACALYVACRRSRVPTVGSSPMEGNGVSLTRILRSARLSLIQFFSKMKKWMDMSNLPQEFRERVERLERNFEVSTVIFKKFEPIFFDIFQNPYEESSKPHRSRKQRRVPCSVKDLFNFCWTLFVYTKGNFHMIGDDLVNSYHLLLCCLDLIFANALLCPNRRDLLNPSFKGLPVEFHTLEMKASEDPPCIIATLCELHDGLLVEAKGIKEHYFKPYITKLFDRKILKGDCLLDLCNFTENSKALNKEYEEYVLTVGDFDERVFLGADAEEEIGTRKFPADVPGEKTAARAYMECHLQQHFEKKRSFAPSTPLTGRRYLREKETAVTPVASATQSVSRLQSMVAGLKNAPSEQLTAIFESCARSPLESIMSRVKEIGETFCCCYTQSTDEQPGSHIDFAVNRLKLAEILYYKILETIMVQETRRLHGKDLTALLEQDVFHRSLLACCLEIVLFAYSSPRTFPWIIEVLDLRPFYFYKVIEVLIRSEEGLSRDMVKHLNSIEEQILESLAWTRNSALWNALEASENKVPTCEEVIFPSNFEASNGGSGFGHLPMMPLSPIIHPRVKEVRTDLGGSLRRDVQPLSPISVHERYSSPTAGSAKRRLFGDDSPKEMQMEKILTKGTKLTISPASSIGAENMSASPAQTVLTMTTTTGPGKAGQKVTIPLHGIANDIGGITLIPISINLDQPCKVDAQAPCPPPGNQAAEVQLPAASKPKRTGSLALFYRKVYHLASVRLRDLCLKLDVSNDLRRKIWTCFEFTLVHCADLMKDRHLDQLLLCAFYIMAKVTKEERTFQDIMKSYRNQPQANSHVYRSVLLRNTSDDVPLDKNANPDMEMTEDSSVKAGSSLGRSTAENSSESETEERGDLIKFYNAVYVGRVKSFALKYDITNQDHVVEAPPLSPFPSIRQQAVSPRRISQQHAVYVSPHKNSACLTPRTALLYKFNGSPSKSLKDINNMIKQGEHRSKKRAIAIDSDTESPSKRLCQENDDVLLKRLQDVVSERANH; from the exons ATGTCCCGTCCTGGAGCCGCTGATCCCGGCGCCGCTGTGGAGCGGCTCTGCCGGGAGCTCAACCTGGACGCGGCGAGCGCGGCCGAGGCGTTGCACGACTTTACGGCGCTGCGGGGCACCTACAGCCTGGAG GGCGAGGCGCTGCACTGGTTGGCCTGCGCGCTGTACGTCGCCTGCCGCCGGAGCCGCGTGCCCACCGTGGGGAGCAGCCCGATGGAGGGGAACGGCGTCTCCCTGACCCGCATCCTGCGCTCCGCACGCCTCAG tttaaTTCAGTTTTTTAGCAAAATGAAGAAGTGGATGGACATGTCAAACCTGCCCCAGGAATTCCGAGAGCGAGttgagaggctggagagaaaTTTTGAAGTGTCAACTGTGATTTTCAAAAAGTTTGAGCCAATATTTTTTGATATATTTCAAAACCCTTATGAAGAAAGTTCCAAACCGCATCGAAGCAGGAAGCAGAG GCGGGTGCCATGCAGCGTCAAAGATCTCTTCAACTTCTGCTGGACTCTCTTTGTGTACACTAAGG GTAATTTCCATATGATTGGAGATGATTTAGTAAATTCCTATCATTTACTTCTGTGCTGCTTGGACCTGATTTTTGCCAATGCCCTTCTGTGTCCAAACAGAAGAGATTTGCTAAATCCATCATTTAAAG GCTTACCAGTGGAATTCCACACTCTGGAGATGAAAGCCTCTGAGGATCCTCCCTGCATCATTGCCACACTCTGCGAGCTGCATGATGGGCTCCTCGTGGAGGCGAAAGGCATCAAGGAGCACTACTTCAAACCATACATTACAAAGCTGTTTGATAGGAAG ATCTTAAAAGGAGATTGTTTGTTGGATCTTTGCAACTTTACAGAAAATAG CAAAGCACTGAATAAAGAGTATGAAGAGTACGTTCTGACCGTGGGGGACTTTGATGAGAGAGTTTTCCTGGGAGCTGATGCTGAAGAAGAAATTGGCACTCGAAAATTCCCTGCAGATGTGCCAGGAGAGAAAACGGCAGCAAGAGCTTACATGGAGTGtcatctgcagcagcattttgaaaag AAAAGGTCATTTGCACCTTCAACCCCACTGACTGGTAGAAGATACCTGCGAGAAAAGGAAACTGCCGTCACTCCTGTGGCTTCAGCCACACAGAGCGTGAGCCGTTTGCAGAGCATGGTGGCTGGCCTGAAAAATGCACCAAGTGAACAACTTACAGCTATTTTTGA GTCTTGTGCCCGCAGCCCCTTGGAAAGCATAATGAGCAGAGTGAAGGAAATTGGTGAGACCTTCTGTTGCTGCTACACTCAGTCAACAGATGAACAGCCAGGATCCCACATAG attttgctgTAAACAGATTAAAACTGGCAGAGATCTTGTACTATAAAATCTTGGAGACTATAATGGTGCAAGAAACACGGAGACTGCATGGGAAGGATCTGACT gctctcctggagcaggatgtCTTTCACCGCTCCCTCCTGGCATGCTGCTTGGAGATCGTGCTCTTTGCCTACAGCTCCCCTCGCACCTTCCCCTGGATCATTGAAGTTCTTGACCTCAGGCCATTCTATTTCTATAAG GTTATTGAAGTGCTGATTCGGTCTGAGGAAGGACTTTCCAGAGACATGGTGAAGCACCTCAATAGCATTGAAGAACAGATTCTGGAGAGTCTGGCCTGGACTCGGAACTCAGCACTCTGGAATGCACTCGAGGCCTCAGAAAACAAAGTCCCAACCTGTGAAGAA GTAATATTTCCTAGTAATTTTGAGGCCAGCAATGGAGGAAGTGGGTTTGGGCACTTGCCCATGATGCCATTATCTCCCATAATTCATCCTCGAGTGAAAGAGGTTCGGACAGATCTTGGTGGGAGTTTAAGACGAG ATGTGCAGCCATTGTCTCCAATCTCCGTTCACGAGCGCTACAGTTCTCCTACAGCTGGAAGCGCTAAGAGAAGGCTCTTTGGAGATGACAGCCCCAAAGAAatgcagatggaaaaaatcTTAACAAAAGGAACTAAGCTGACAATTTCTCCAGCATCAAGTATTGGTGCTGAAAACATGTCAGCATCTCCTGCCCAGACAGTGCTGACCATGACAACCACTACAGgaccaggaaaagcaggacagAAGGTCACTATCCCACTGCATG GTATTGCAAATGACATAGGTGGAATCACCTTGATCCCCATTTCAATTAATTTAGACCAGCCATGTAAAGTGGATGCTCAGGCTCCCTGCCCCCCTCCTGGAAACCAAGCAGCAGAagtgcagctgccagcagccagcaagcCAAAGAGAACGGGCTCCTTGGCACTGTTCTACAGGAAG GTGTATCATCTGGCAAGTGTGCGCTTGCGTGATCTGTGCCTAAAGCTGGATGTTTCCAATGACTTGCGCAGGAAGATATGGACATGTTTTGAGTTCACATTGGTTCATTGTGCTGATCTTATGAAAGACAGGCATTTGGAccagctcctcctctgtgcTTTTTATATCATGGCAAAG gtaaCCAAAGAGGAAAGAACTTTTCAGGACATAATGAAAAGTTACAGAAATCAGCCACAGGCAAACAGCCAT GTTTATAGGAGTGTCTTGTTGAGAAATACTTCTGATGATGTTCCATTGGACAAAAATGCAAACCCAGATATGGAGATGACAGAAG ACTCATCTGTGAAAGCTGGCAGCTCCTTGGGACGATCCACAGCAGAGAATTCGAGTGAGTCAGaaacagaggagagaggagatcTTATTAAATTTTACAATGCAGTCTACGTAGGAAGAGTAAAGTCATTTGCACTGAAGTACGATATCACAAATCAGGATCATGTG GTGGAGGCACCGCCGCTGTCGCCGTTCCCCAGCATCCGGCAGCAGGCGGTGTCCCCGCGGCGCATCTCGCAGCAGCACGCAGTGTACGTGTCACCGCACAAGAACAGCGCCTGCCTCACACCTCGCACTGCTCTGCTGTACAAGTTCAATGGCAGCCCTTCCAAG AGTTTGAAGGATATCAACAATATGATAAAACAAGGTGAACATAGGAGTAAGAAGCGAGCAATAGCAATTGACAGTGACACTGAATCCCCCTCAAAGCGACTCTGCCAGGAAAATGATGATGTTCTACTGAAACGTCTGCAGGATGTTGTCAGTGAAAGAGCAAATCACtaa
- the RBL1 gene encoding retinoblastoma-like protein 1 isoform X2, translating to MSRPGAADPGAAVERLCRELNLDAASAAEALHDFTALRGTYSLEGEALHWLACALYVACRRSRVPTVGSSPMEGNGVSLTRILRSARLSLIQFFSKMKKWMDMSNLPQEFRERVERLERNFEVSTVIFKKFEPIFFDIFQNPYEESSKPHRSRKQRRVPCSVKDLFNFCWTLFVYTKGLPVEFHTLEMKASEDPPCIIATLCELHDGLLVEAKGIKEHYFKPYITKLFDRKILKGDCLLDLCNFTENSKALNKEYEEYVLTVGDFDERVFLGADAEEEIGTRKFPADVPGEKTAARAYMECHLQQHFEKKRSFAPSTPLTGRRYLREKETAVTPVASATQSVSRLQSMVAGLKNAPSEQLTAIFESCARSPLESIMSRVKEIGETFCCCYTQSTDEQPGSHIDFAVNRLKLAEILYYKILETIMVQETRRLHGKDLTALLEQDVFHRSLLACCLEIVLFAYSSPRTFPWIIEVLDLRPFYFYKVIEVLIRSEEGLSRDMVKHLNSIEEQILESLAWTRNSALWNALEASENKVPTCEEVIFPSNFEASNGGSGFGHLPMMPLSPIIHPRVKEVRTDLGGSLRRDVQPLSPISVHERYSSPTAGSAKRRLFGDDSPKEMQMEKILTKGTKLTISPASSIGAENMSASPAQTVLTMTTTTGPGKAGQKVTIPLHGIANDIGGITLIPISINLDQPCKVDAQAPCPPPGNQAAEVQLPAASKPKRTGSLALFYRKVYHLASVRLRDLCLKLDVSNDLRRKIWTCFEFTLVHCADLMKDRHLDQLLLCAFYIMAKVTKEERTFQDIMKSYRNQPQANSHVYRSVLLRNTSDDVPLDKNANPDMEMTEDSSVKAGSSLGRSTAENSSESETEERGDLIKFYNAVYVGRVKSFALKYDITNQDHVVEAPPLSPFPSIRQQAVSPRRISQQHAVYVSPHKNSACLTPRTALLYKFNGSPSKSLKDINNMIKQGEHRSKKRAIAIDSDTESPSKRLCQENDDVLLKRLQDVVSERANH from the exons ATGTCCCGTCCTGGAGCCGCTGATCCCGGCGCCGCTGTGGAGCGGCTCTGCCGGGAGCTCAACCTGGACGCGGCGAGCGCGGCCGAGGCGTTGCACGACTTTACGGCGCTGCGGGGCACCTACAGCCTGGAG GGCGAGGCGCTGCACTGGTTGGCCTGCGCGCTGTACGTCGCCTGCCGCCGGAGCCGCGTGCCCACCGTGGGGAGCAGCCCGATGGAGGGGAACGGCGTCTCCCTGACCCGCATCCTGCGCTCCGCACGCCTCAG tttaaTTCAGTTTTTTAGCAAAATGAAGAAGTGGATGGACATGTCAAACCTGCCCCAGGAATTCCGAGAGCGAGttgagaggctggagagaaaTTTTGAAGTGTCAACTGTGATTTTCAAAAAGTTTGAGCCAATATTTTTTGATATATTTCAAAACCCTTATGAAGAAAGTTCCAAACCGCATCGAAGCAGGAAGCAGAG GCGGGTGCCATGCAGCGTCAAAGATCTCTTCAACTTCTGCTGGACTCTCTTTGTGTACACTAAGG GCTTACCAGTGGAATTCCACACTCTGGAGATGAAAGCCTCTGAGGATCCTCCCTGCATCATTGCCACACTCTGCGAGCTGCATGATGGGCTCCTCGTGGAGGCGAAAGGCATCAAGGAGCACTACTTCAAACCATACATTACAAAGCTGTTTGATAGGAAG ATCTTAAAAGGAGATTGTTTGTTGGATCTTTGCAACTTTACAGAAAATAG CAAAGCACTGAATAAAGAGTATGAAGAGTACGTTCTGACCGTGGGGGACTTTGATGAGAGAGTTTTCCTGGGAGCTGATGCTGAAGAAGAAATTGGCACTCGAAAATTCCCTGCAGATGTGCCAGGAGAGAAAACGGCAGCAAGAGCTTACATGGAGTGtcatctgcagcagcattttgaaaag AAAAGGTCATTTGCACCTTCAACCCCACTGACTGGTAGAAGATACCTGCGAGAAAAGGAAACTGCCGTCACTCCTGTGGCTTCAGCCACACAGAGCGTGAGCCGTTTGCAGAGCATGGTGGCTGGCCTGAAAAATGCACCAAGTGAACAACTTACAGCTATTTTTGA GTCTTGTGCCCGCAGCCCCTTGGAAAGCATAATGAGCAGAGTGAAGGAAATTGGTGAGACCTTCTGTTGCTGCTACACTCAGTCAACAGATGAACAGCCAGGATCCCACATAG attttgctgTAAACAGATTAAAACTGGCAGAGATCTTGTACTATAAAATCTTGGAGACTATAATGGTGCAAGAAACACGGAGACTGCATGGGAAGGATCTGACT gctctcctggagcaggatgtCTTTCACCGCTCCCTCCTGGCATGCTGCTTGGAGATCGTGCTCTTTGCCTACAGCTCCCCTCGCACCTTCCCCTGGATCATTGAAGTTCTTGACCTCAGGCCATTCTATTTCTATAAG GTTATTGAAGTGCTGATTCGGTCTGAGGAAGGACTTTCCAGAGACATGGTGAAGCACCTCAATAGCATTGAAGAACAGATTCTGGAGAGTCTGGCCTGGACTCGGAACTCAGCACTCTGGAATGCACTCGAGGCCTCAGAAAACAAAGTCCCAACCTGTGAAGAA GTAATATTTCCTAGTAATTTTGAGGCCAGCAATGGAGGAAGTGGGTTTGGGCACTTGCCCATGATGCCATTATCTCCCATAATTCATCCTCGAGTGAAAGAGGTTCGGACAGATCTTGGTGGGAGTTTAAGACGAG ATGTGCAGCCATTGTCTCCAATCTCCGTTCACGAGCGCTACAGTTCTCCTACAGCTGGAAGCGCTAAGAGAAGGCTCTTTGGAGATGACAGCCCCAAAGAAatgcagatggaaaaaatcTTAACAAAAGGAACTAAGCTGACAATTTCTCCAGCATCAAGTATTGGTGCTGAAAACATGTCAGCATCTCCTGCCCAGACAGTGCTGACCATGACAACCACTACAGgaccaggaaaagcaggacagAAGGTCACTATCCCACTGCATG GTATTGCAAATGACATAGGTGGAATCACCTTGATCCCCATTTCAATTAATTTAGACCAGCCATGTAAAGTGGATGCTCAGGCTCCCTGCCCCCCTCCTGGAAACCAAGCAGCAGAagtgcagctgccagcagccagcaagcCAAAGAGAACGGGCTCCTTGGCACTGTTCTACAGGAAG GTGTATCATCTGGCAAGTGTGCGCTTGCGTGATCTGTGCCTAAAGCTGGATGTTTCCAATGACTTGCGCAGGAAGATATGGACATGTTTTGAGTTCACATTGGTTCATTGTGCTGATCTTATGAAAGACAGGCATTTGGAccagctcctcctctgtgcTTTTTATATCATGGCAAAG gtaaCCAAAGAGGAAAGAACTTTTCAGGACATAATGAAAAGTTACAGAAATCAGCCACAGGCAAACAGCCAT GTTTATAGGAGTGTCTTGTTGAGAAATACTTCTGATGATGTTCCATTGGACAAAAATGCAAACCCAGATATGGAGATGACAGAAG ACTCATCTGTGAAAGCTGGCAGCTCCTTGGGACGATCCACAGCAGAGAATTCGAGTGAGTCAGaaacagaggagagaggagatcTTATTAAATTTTACAATGCAGTCTACGTAGGAAGAGTAAAGTCATTTGCACTGAAGTACGATATCACAAATCAGGATCATGTG GTGGAGGCACCGCCGCTGTCGCCGTTCCCCAGCATCCGGCAGCAGGCGGTGTCCCCGCGGCGCATCTCGCAGCAGCACGCAGTGTACGTGTCACCGCACAAGAACAGCGCCTGCCTCACACCTCGCACTGCTCTGCTGTACAAGTTCAATGGCAGCCCTTCCAAG AGTTTGAAGGATATCAACAATATGATAAAACAAGGTGAACATAGGAGTAAGAAGCGAGCAATAGCAATTGACAGTGACACTGAATCCCCCTCAAAGCGACTCTGCCAGGAAAATGATGATGTTCTACTGAAACGTCTGCAGGATGTTGTCAGTGAAAGAGCAAATCACtaa